The following proteins are encoded in a genomic region of Spirosoma sp. SC4-14:
- a CDS encoding sugar phosphate isomerase/epimerase, giving the protein MISRRHFLRDASALAIGGLALPQLAHASDLLAGAPTRPIGLQLFTLFRPMNEDPKGTLEKVAAVGYKEIESAFNLRGGYYGYTAKEFKKLVADLGMTWRAHHAGGAPFRPRPAAAGGPPPSGQAPGGSAQRPAMDFSKMPPQLNLRDNYQQLVDEAVEGGLSYLVCASTPVATLDEIQKSIEVFQKTGEACKKAGIGFAYHNHSTEFDPVEGGKTPYELILSQTDKDLVKMELDLAWATKAGKDPVEIFNQHPGRFPLWHIKDIKADNKTITEVGNGVVDFKRAFAAAKVAGLKYFFVEQDMAATPIESITTSYTNLTKILA; this is encoded by the coding sequence ATGATATCCAGAAGACATTTTCTTCGCGATGCCAGCGCCCTTGCTATCGGCGGTCTGGCGCTTCCTCAACTCGCCCATGCCAGCGATTTACTGGCGGGTGCCCCTACGCGACCTATCGGACTTCAGCTATTTACCCTTTTCCGCCCAATGAACGAAGACCCGAAAGGCACTTTAGAGAAAGTGGCGGCTGTTGGTTACAAGGAAATTGAATCGGCTTTCAACCTGCGGGGCGGATATTATGGCTACACGGCCAAAGAATTCAAAAAACTCGTAGCTGACCTGGGTATGACCTGGCGCGCCCATCATGCAGGTGGTGCTCCTTTCCGTCCACGTCCGGCCGCAGCAGGTGGACCTCCTCCGAGTGGGCAAGCACCGGGCGGTAGTGCCCAGCGTCCGGCGATGGATTTTTCAAAAATGCCTCCGCAACTTAATTTACGCGACAACTATCAGCAGTTAGTCGACGAAGCTGTTGAAGGAGGTCTCTCCTATCTGGTCTGTGCAAGCACACCCGTTGCCACGCTGGACGAAATTCAGAAATCGATCGAGGTATTCCAGAAAACGGGCGAAGCCTGTAAAAAAGCAGGGATTGGCTTTGCTTACCACAATCACTCCACCGAATTCGACCCCGTCGAGGGCGGCAAAACGCCGTATGAACTGATTCTGTCGCAAACCGACAAAGATCTGGTGAAGATGGAATTGGACCTGGCCTGGGCTACCAAAGCCGGTAAAGATCCGGTCGAGATCTTCAACCAACATCCTGGCCGCTTCCCGCTCTGGCACATCAAAGACATTAAGGCCGATAACAAAACCATTACGGAAGTGGGCAATGGCGTCGTCGACTTTAAACGGGCATTTGCTGCGGCAAAAGTAGCCGGACTGAAATACTTCTTTGTGGAGCAGGACATGGCCGCTACGCCTATTGAAAGCATCACAACGAGCTATACGAATCTGACAAAAATTCTGGCCTGA
- a CDS encoding YceI family protein, with protein MKSVLLSVATLLAVSAANAQTWTVDKSHAKVGFTVTHLMLSEVDGNFKTFDTKIISAKPDLSDAVVELTADVNSINTDNDRRDGHLKSPDFFDAAKFETITFKSTSFKKVEGKNYKLAGNLTMHGVTKPVTLDAVLTGPVTMDSPRGKQDKAGLKISGTLKRSDFGVGSVPTTVVSDEVEIKASGEFARQDGAVAEKK; from the coding sequence ATGAAGTCGGTTCTATTATCTGTTGCCACTCTGCTGGCTGTTTCGGCCGCAAACGCTCAAACCTGGACAGTCGATAAGTCACACGCCAAAGTTGGCTTTACGGTTACTCACCTGATGCTATCGGAAGTTGATGGCAATTTCAAGACCTTCGATACAAAAATCATCTCGGCAAAACCTGATCTCTCCGATGCTGTTGTCGAATTAACCGCCGATGTCAATAGCATCAATACGGATAACGACCGGCGCGACGGGCATCTGAAAAGTCCCGATTTTTTTGATGCTGCCAAATTTGAAACGATTACCTTTAAAAGTACCTCGTTCAAGAAAGTTGAGGGTAAAAACTACAAGCTGGCGGGCAATCTGACCATGCATGGCGTTACGAAACCCGTCACGCTCGACGCCGTTCTGACGGGTCCTGTCACGATGGACAGTCCACGCGGTAAGCAGGACAAAGCGGGTCTAAAAATCAGCGGGACCCTGAAACGGTCCGATTTTGGCGTCGGCTCGGTTCCGACAACGGTCGTCAGCGATGAAGTCGAAATAAAAGCCAGTGGCGAATTTGCCAGGCAGGATGGCGCGGTAGCCGAAAAGAAATAA
- a CDS encoding PQQ-dependent sugar dehydrogenase — protein MLLKPFSLSLSVLANTALLLGLASFTLQDSPGKPDETRFTPVVVAEELDEPMAFDVLKDGTAFIIERKGAVKKYDPASKTVDLIATIPVNTKYTSAEGRVSEAEEGLMGLSLDPHFDQNHWLYLYYAHPTEKKHMLTRWEFRDNKIQSEKVLLEVPTQREVCCHTGGGMTWDRAGNLYLTVGNNTGNQQAAQTDERPGRSSWDDQGHAGNTNDLRGKILRIHPETNGTYTIPDGNLFQAPSAPKGETRGWSAVNPPPSGDGGLTRPEIYSMGHRNPWRISLDSKTGYIYWGEIGPDATADSEIGPRGYDELNQARKPGNFGWPWFVGNRQAFPVYDYENKKPLDKKDPDHIVNNSPNNTGLKELPPVAPSFIYYPYAVSEEFPLVGTGSRSATGGPIYHQADFKGAKRPWPAYYEGKWIVTDFSRGWIMAITMDADGNYKSMERFLPSYHPVEPIDMKFGPDGDMYVLEYGSNWFRRSDNSRLVRIEYNGGNRKPIVQALASKQGGPIPLQLTLLADGSKDNDGDKLSYQWKVTSPGTAPRFFSTANPAVTFDKPGVYTATLTVSDPQGATNSQSVKIIAGNAPPTVSVNLTGNRTFFFPDQPIQYTVQVDDKEDGSLANGKIPAARVAMSIDYTSEGFDYAEVMQTQRSVDASTQFAVAHTLINQSDCKVCHQISTKSVGPAFTAIATKYKGDAGAPDRLVAKIRQGGVGVWGDVAMPGHPAMSVVDASTLVQYILHVNDKTYSSLPLAGTYALKLPEGDNGKGSVLIRAAYTDRGAAATKGSKEVPAQTTEQLLVLHSPQLDASSAQVVHGADIKAKGMGKGENVIPYNNSYIAFQKLDLTGIKQLELNAAAQRREGSAGGTIEVRIGSPTGPIIGQTTVELAPEVDIAKLMAQMESNAKAGANGVASSSGGAPGNKPATAKPGAGFNPFARPPVFISLKAQNGVHDLYFIFKNDQAKSIQPLLSFSTIKFMDQEKEQASNQK, from the coding sequence ATGCTCCTGAAACCTTTTTCTCTTTCGTTATCAGTCCTGGCTAACACAGCTTTGTTGCTTGGACTAGCTTCGTTTACCTTACAGGACTCCCCCGGCAAGCCCGACGAAACCCGCTTTACACCCGTAGTGGTAGCCGAAGAACTCGACGAGCCAATGGCGTTTGACGTCCTGAAAGATGGCACGGCATTTATCATCGAGCGCAAGGGCGCCGTAAAAAAATATGATCCGGCCAGCAAAACGGTCGATCTGATCGCAACAATTCCGGTCAATACCAAATATACCTCCGCCGAAGGGCGTGTTTCTGAAGCCGAAGAAGGGCTGATGGGTTTATCGCTCGACCCTCACTTTGATCAGAATCACTGGCTCTATCTGTATTATGCGCACCCGACGGAGAAAAAACATATGCTCACCCGCTGGGAATTCCGCGACAACAAAATCCAGTCGGAGAAAGTGCTGCTGGAAGTCCCCACTCAGCGTGAAGTATGCTGCCATACGGGTGGCGGCATGACCTGGGACCGAGCTGGAAATCTGTACCTGACCGTTGGCAATAATACGGGCAACCAGCAAGCTGCCCAAACCGACGAACGACCCGGCCGCAGTAGTTGGGACGATCAGGGGCACGCTGGAAACACGAACGATTTACGCGGCAAGATTCTCCGGATTCACCCTGAAACCAATGGCACTTATACCATTCCAGACGGGAATCTTTTTCAGGCCCCCTCCGCCCCCAAAGGGGAAACCAGAGGCTGGTCTGCGGTAAATCCACCCCCTTCGGGGGACGGGGGGCTTACCCGCCCGGAAATTTATTCGATGGGCCACCGGAACCCCTGGCGTATTTCGCTCGACAGCAAAACGGGTTATATCTACTGGGGCGAGATAGGTCCTGATGCCACGGCCGATTCAGAGATTGGACCACGTGGCTACGACGAGCTAAACCAGGCGCGCAAACCGGGCAACTTCGGCTGGCCGTGGTTTGTCGGTAACAGGCAGGCTTTTCCGGTCTATGACTATGAGAACAAAAAGCCGCTCGACAAAAAAGACCCGGATCACATCGTTAACAACTCACCGAACAACACTGGCCTGAAAGAATTACCGCCCGTAGCGCCCTCGTTCATCTACTATCCGTATGCCGTTTCGGAAGAATTTCCGCTGGTGGGCACTGGATCGCGATCGGCTACGGGTGGCCCTATTTATCATCAGGCCGATTTCAAAGGTGCCAAACGCCCCTGGCCTGCTTATTATGAAGGCAAATGGATAGTCACTGATTTTTCGCGGGGCTGGATCATGGCCATCACAATGGATGCCGATGGGAACTACAAATCGATGGAGCGATTTCTCCCCAGCTACCACCCCGTTGAACCGATTGATATGAAATTTGGTCCCGACGGCGATATGTACGTTCTGGAATATGGCAGCAACTGGTTTCGCAGGAGTGATAATTCACGATTGGTTCGCATCGAATATAATGGCGGAAACCGCAAACCGATTGTTCAGGCGTTGGCAAGCAAACAGGGTGGCCCAATTCCCTTACAGCTCACCTTACTTGCTGACGGTAGCAAGGATAACGACGGCGATAAACTAAGCTATCAGTGGAAAGTTACGTCGCCCGGTACAGCACCACGGTTTTTTTCTACCGCCAACCCAGCCGTTACCTTCGATAAGCCGGGAGTCTATACGGCGACACTTACGGTAAGCGATCCACAGGGTGCCACTAATAGTCAGTCCGTAAAAATCATTGCCGGGAATGCTCCCCCAACGGTTTCGGTCAACCTAACGGGCAACCGAACTTTCTTCTTTCCCGATCAACCTATTCAGTACACGGTTCAGGTCGACGATAAGGAAGACGGCAGCCTGGCCAATGGCAAAATACCTGCGGCACGTGTAGCCATGAGCATCGACTATACTTCTGAAGGATTCGATTATGCCGAAGTGATGCAGACTCAGCGTAGCGTTGATGCCTCAACGCAGTTTGCCGTTGCTCATACGCTCATCAATCAGAGCGATTGCAAAGTATGTCATCAGATCAGCACAAAATCGGTAGGTCCTGCTTTCACGGCCATTGCCACCAAATATAAAGGCGATGCAGGTGCGCCTGATCGTCTGGTTGCCAAAATCAGACAGGGTGGCGTTGGGGTCTGGGGCGATGTGGCCATGCCAGGGCATCCGGCCATGTCGGTAGTCGATGCCAGTACGCTGGTTCAGTACATTTTGCACGTTAACGATAAAACCTATAGCAGCCTGCCACTGGCAGGAACATACGCACTTAAACTTCCAGAAGGCGACAATGGCAAAGGTTCCGTTCTGATCCGGGCGGCTTATACTGACCGTGGGGCTGCCGCCACCAAAGGGAGCAAAGAAGTTCCGGCTCAAACGACCGAACAACTGCTCGTATTGCACAGTCCGCAGCTCGATGCGTCGTCGGCCCAGGTTGTGCACGGAGCCGACATTAAAGCGAAAGGAATGGGCAAAGGCGAAAACGTGATTCCGTACAATAATAGTTACATCGCATTTCAGAAGCTGGACCTGACGGGTATCAAACAACTGGAACTGAACGCAGCCGCCCAGCGTCGCGAAGGTAGTGCCGGTGGAACAATTGAAGTGCGGATCGGTTCTCCAACGGGACCAATCATCGGTCAAACGACGGTGGAACTGGCTCCCGAAGTGGACATAGCTAAGCTTATGGCTCAGATGGAATCGAACGCAAAAGCGGGGGCAAATGGTGTAGCTTCGTCGTCGGGCGGTGCTCCCGGCAATAAACCAGCAACGGCCAAACCCGGTGCAGGTTTCAACCCGTTTGCCCGCCCACCCGTTTTTATTTCGCTGAAAGCTCAGAACGGCGTTCATGATCTTTATTTCATTTTCAAAAACGATCAGGCAAAATCCATTCAGCCACTGCTGTCGTTCTCCACGATCAAGTTTATGGATCAGGAAAAGGAACAGGCCAGCAATCAAAAGTAA